In one Canis lupus dingo isolate Sandy chromosome 16, ASM325472v2, whole genome shotgun sequence genomic region, the following are encoded:
- the PGAM2 gene encoding phosphoglycerate mutase 2 isoform X1: protein MPPGSWPGWGWGRPVIRPGAPGRQPSLRSPPRPGTMSTHRLVMVRHGESTWNQENRFCGWFDAELSEKGAQEAARGAQAIKDAKMEFDICYTSVLKRAIRTLWTILDGTDQMWLPVVRTWRLNERHYGGLTGLNKAETAAKHGEEQVKIWRRSFDIPPPPMDEKHPYYGSISKERRYAGLKPGELPTCESLKDTIARALPFWNEEIAPQIKAGKRVLIAAHGNSLRGIVKHLEGMSDQAIMELNLPTGIPIVYELDQALKPTKPMRFLGDEETVRKAMEAVAAQGKAK from the exons ATGCCGCCTGGCAgttggccggggtgggggtggggacggccGGTTATAAGGCCGGGCGCCCCGGGAAGGCAGCCGTCCCTTCGCAGCCCGCCTCGTCCCGGCACCATGTCCACCCACCGCCTCGTGATGGTTCGGCACGGCGAGAGCACCTGGAACCAGGAGAACCGCTTCTGCGGCTGGTTCGACGCCGAGCTGAGCGAGAAGGGGGCCCAGGAGGCTGCAAGGGGGGCCCAGGCCATCAAGGACGCCAAGATGGAGTTTGACATCTGCTACACGTCCGTGCTGAAGAGGGCCATCCGCACCCTCTGGACCATCCTGGACGGCACGGACCAGATGTGGCTGCCCGTGGTGCGCACCTGGCGCCTCAACGAGCGCCACTACGGGGGCCTCACCGGCCTCAACAAGGCGGAGACGGCCGCCAAGCACGGGGAGGAGCAGGTGAAGATCTGGAGGCGCTCCTTCGACATCCCGCCACCCCCCATGGATGAGAAGCACCCCTACTACGGCTCCATCAGCAAG GAGCGCCGGTACGCGGGCCTGAAGCCCGGGGAGTTGCCCACTTGCGAGAGCCTGAAGGACACCATCGCGCGGGCCCTCCCCTTCTGGAACGAGGAGATCGCCCCCCAGATCAAGGCTGGCAAGCGAGTGCTCATCGCGGCCCATGGGAACAGCCTGCGGGGCATTGTCAAGCACCTGGAAG GGATGTCCGACCAGGCCATCATGGAGCTGAACCTACCCACGGGGATCCCCATCGTGTATGAGCTGGACCAGGCGCTGAAGCCCACCAAGCCTATGCGGTTCCTGGGTGACGAGGAAACCGTGCGGAAGGCCATGGAGGCTGTGGCCGCCCAGGGCAAGGCTAAGTGA
- the PGAM2 gene encoding phosphoglycerate mutase 2 isoform X2 yields the protein MPPGSWPGWGWGRPVIRPGAPGRQPSLRSPPRPGTMSTHRLVMVRHGESTWNQENRFCGWFDAELSEKGAQEAARGAQAIKDAKMEFDICYTSVLKRAIRTLWTILDGTDQMWLPVVRTWRLNERHYGGLTGLNKAETAAKHGEEQVKIWRRSFDIPPPPMDEKHPYYGSISKRRYAGLKPGELPTCESLKDTIARALPFWNEEIAPQIKAGKRVLIAAHGNSLRGIVKHLEGMSDQAIMELNLPTGIPIVYELDQALKPTKPMRFLGDEETVRKAMEAVAAQGKAK from the exons ATGCCGCCTGGCAgttggccggggtgggggtggggacggccGGTTATAAGGCCGGGCGCCCCGGGAAGGCAGCCGTCCCTTCGCAGCCCGCCTCGTCCCGGCACCATGTCCACCCACCGCCTCGTGATGGTTCGGCACGGCGAGAGCACCTGGAACCAGGAGAACCGCTTCTGCGGCTGGTTCGACGCCGAGCTGAGCGAGAAGGGGGCCCAGGAGGCTGCAAGGGGGGCCCAGGCCATCAAGGACGCCAAGATGGAGTTTGACATCTGCTACACGTCCGTGCTGAAGAGGGCCATCCGCACCCTCTGGACCATCCTGGACGGCACGGACCAGATGTGGCTGCCCGTGGTGCGCACCTGGCGCCTCAACGAGCGCCACTACGGGGGCCTCACCGGCCTCAACAAGGCGGAGACGGCCGCCAAGCACGGGGAGGAGCAGGTGAAGATCTGGAGGCGCTCCTTCGACATCCCGCCACCCCCCATGGATGAGAAGCACCCCTACTACGGCTCCATCAGCAAG CGCCGGTACGCGGGCCTGAAGCCCGGGGAGTTGCCCACTTGCGAGAGCCTGAAGGACACCATCGCGCGGGCCCTCCCCTTCTGGAACGAGGAGATCGCCCCCCAGATCAAGGCTGGCAAGCGAGTGCTCATCGCGGCCCATGGGAACAGCCTGCGGGGCATTGTCAAGCACCTGGAAG GGATGTCCGACCAGGCCATCATGGAGCTGAACCTACCCACGGGGATCCCCATCGTGTATGAGCTGGACCAGGCGCTGAAGCCCACCAAGCCTATGCGGTTCCTGGGTGACGAGGAAACCGTGCGGAAGGCCATGGAGGCTGTGGCCGCCCAGGGCAAGGCTAAGTGA